A portion of the Cyanobium sp. PCC 7001 genome contains these proteins:
- a CDS encoding LpxI family protein, producing MGDPTLAIIAGAGVLPRMLSQALTASGRPHLVCRPHGLEVEIDDAEEFYFERSISFFRSLEQRGIRQVVMVGKFHRPRALNIMRFEGSTLMAAPRILASLRKGDDASLRALAEIIEELGLEVVGVEEVAPNLLPEPGLYASRLPSEADRADVERAAHIVEAISMVDVGQGAVVAGGLCLATEALPGTDAMLDWVASSRALGPEAPRSGVLYKAPKLQQDRRMDLPAIGPTTVAKAAAAGLSGIAWEARGALLLDAERTMADAERLGLFLWARQPIR from the coding sequence ATGGGTGACCCGACCCTCGCGATCATTGCCGGTGCCGGCGTGTTGCCCAGGATGCTTTCACAGGCACTCACGGCATCGGGGCGTCCGCATCTCGTCTGCCGTCCCCATGGGCTGGAGGTGGAGATCGACGACGCCGAGGAGTTCTACTTCGAGCGCTCGATCTCCTTTTTCCGGTCCCTCGAGCAGCGGGGCATCCGGCAGGTGGTGATGGTGGGCAAGTTCCACCGCCCCCGCGCCCTCAACATCATGCGCTTCGAGGGGAGCACCCTGATGGCCGCCCCGCGCATCCTCGCCTCCCTGCGCAAGGGTGATGACGCCTCCCTGCGGGCCCTGGCCGAGATCATCGAGGAACTGGGCCTGGAGGTGGTGGGTGTGGAGGAGGTGGCCCCGAACCTGCTGCCTGAACCCGGCCTCTACGCCAGCCGCCTGCCGAGTGAGGCCGACCGCGCCGATGTGGAGCGGGCGGCCCACATCGTGGAAGCCATCTCGATGGTGGATGTGGGGCAGGGGGCGGTGGTGGCCGGCGGCCTGTGCCTCGCCACCGAGGCGCTGCCCGGCACCGATGCCATGCTCGACTGGGTGGCCAGCAGCCGGGCCCTGGGCCCCGAGGCCCCTCGTTCCGGCGTGCTCTACAAGGCGCCGAAGCTGCAGCAGGATCGCCGCATGGACCTTCCGGCCATCGGTCCCACCACGGTGGCCAAGGCCGCGGCAGCGGGCCTGAGCGGCATCGCCTGGGAGGCCCGCGGCGCCCTGCTGCTCGATGCCGAGCGCACCATGGCCGATGCCGAGCGGCTGGGCCTGTTCCTCTGGGCGCGGCAGCCGATCCGCTGA
- the hisS gene encoding histidine--tRNA ligase, translating to MQPLQSLRGMVDLLPEHTPLWQHVEATAAAHFRRAAIREIRTPLLEVTELFARGIGEATDVVGKEMYTFLDRGERSCTLRPEGTASVVRAAIQHGLLSQGPQRLWYGGPMFRYERPQAGRQRQFHQIGLELLGFADPRSDVEAIAIAWDLLADLGVGGLALELNTLGSPDDRARYRAELVAWLEAHRDQLDADSQQRISTNPLRVLDSKHPATQELLEGAPSLADALSGESHERFSQVRQGLEALGIPFTLNPRLVRGLDYYSHTAFEITSSQLGAQATVCGGGRYDGLVQQLGGAPTPAIGWAMGMERLVLLLQRSAEAASASVAPPDLYVVSRGVQAEALALPLARLCRQAGLVVEIDPSGAAFSKQFRRADRSGAPHAAVIGDEEAAAGVVILRELRGDGADRRLSPEQLLAALREGR from the coding sequence GTGCAACCGCTCCAGAGCCTGCGTGGCATGGTCGACCTGCTGCCGGAGCACACCCCCCTGTGGCAGCACGTGGAGGCCACGGCGGCGGCCCATTTCCGCCGGGCGGCGATCCGGGAGATCCGCACGCCGCTGCTGGAGGTCACCGAGCTGTTCGCCCGCGGCATCGGTGAGGCCACCGACGTGGTGGGCAAGGAGATGTACACCTTCCTCGATCGCGGTGAGCGCAGCTGCACCCTGCGGCCCGAGGGCACGGCCTCGGTGGTGCGGGCCGCCATCCAGCACGGCCTGCTGAGCCAGGGGCCGCAGCGGCTCTGGTATGGCGGGCCGATGTTCCGCTACGAGCGGCCCCAGGCGGGCCGGCAGCGGCAGTTCCACCAGATCGGCCTGGAGCTGCTGGGTTTCGCCGATCCCCGCAGCGACGTGGAGGCGATCGCCATCGCCTGGGACCTGCTGGCCGACTTGGGCGTGGGCGGCCTGGCGCTGGAGCTCAACACCCTCGGCAGCCCGGACGACCGGGCCCGTTATCGCGCTGAGCTGGTGGCCTGGCTGGAGGCCCACCGCGATCAGCTCGATGCCGACTCCCAGCAGCGGATCAGCACCAATCCCCTGCGGGTGCTCGATTCCAAGCACCCGGCCACCCAGGAGCTGCTGGAGGGGGCCCCCAGCCTTGCCGACGCCCTCAGCGGCGAGAGCCATGAGCGCTTCTCCCAAGTGCGCCAGGGGCTCGAAGCGCTCGGCATCCCCTTCACGCTCAATCCGCGCCTGGTGCGCGGCCTCGATTACTACAGCCACACCGCCTTCGAGATCACCAGCTCCCAGCTCGGTGCCCAGGCCACGGTGTGCGGCGGCGGCCGTTACGACGGCCTGGTGCAGCAGCTGGGCGGCGCTCCCACGCCGGCGATCGGCTGGGCGATGGGGATGGAGCGGCTGGTGCTGCTGCTGCAGCGCTCGGCCGAGGCTGCCTCGGCCTCCGTGGCGCCCCCGGATCTCTACGTGGTGAGCCGCGGCGTGCAGGCCGAAGCCCTGGCCCTGCCCCTGGCCCGGCTCTGCCGCCAGGCGGGGCTGGTGGTGGAGATCGATCCCAGCGGCGCGGCCTTCAGCAAGCAGTTCAGGCGGGCCGACCGCTCGGGGGCGCCCCACGCGGCCGTGATCGGCGACGAGGAGGCGGCCGCCGGGGTGGTGATCCTGCGGGAGCTGCGCGGGGACGGAGCGGACCGGCGCCTCAGTCCGGAGCAGCTCCTGGCGGCCTTGCGGGAGGGCCGATGA
- a CDS encoding NAD-dependent epimerase produces the protein MSPPVLVTGAAGFIGAAVCERLLARGERVLGFDNLNAYYDPALKRARLARLATLAAPQQWGFVPQALEDAAAIEALFQAERPNRVVHLAAQAGVRHSIENPAAYLSSNLLGFGHVLEACRHHGVEHLVYASSSSVYGGNTNLPFSEAQAVNHPVSLYAATKKANELMAHSYSHLYGLPATGLRFFTVYGPWGRPDMAPMLFARAILAGEPIQVFNHGRMRRDFTYIDDVVEGVIRCLDKPATPDPGFEAMHPDPATSWAPHRVFNIGNSQPVELLCFIALLEQALGRPAIKVLLPMQPGDVEATAADTSLLEAWVGFRPFTPLEQGVERFAHWYLSDWASNGAV, from the coding sequence TTGAGCCCGCCCGTGCTGGTGACGGGGGCCGCGGGCTTCATCGGGGCGGCCGTCTGCGAACGCCTGCTGGCCCGAGGCGAACGGGTGCTGGGCTTCGACAACCTCAACGCCTACTACGACCCGGCCCTCAAGCGGGCTCGCCTTGCCCGGCTCGCGACCCTCGCCGCCCCGCAGCAGTGGGGCTTCGTTCCCCAGGCGCTGGAGGATGCCGCGGCGATCGAGGCCCTCTTCCAGGCCGAACGCCCCAACCGCGTGGTGCACTTGGCCGCCCAGGCCGGGGTGCGCCACTCGATCGAGAACCCTGCGGCCTACCTGAGCAGCAACCTGCTCGGTTTCGGCCATGTGCTCGAAGCCTGCCGGCACCATGGCGTGGAGCATCTGGTGTATGCCTCCAGCAGCTCGGTGTACGGCGGGAACACCAACCTGCCGTTCAGCGAGGCCCAGGCGGTGAACCATCCGGTGAGCCTCTACGCCGCCACCAAGAAGGCCAACGAGCTGATGGCCCACAGCTACAGCCATCTCTACGGGCTGCCGGCCACCGGGCTGCGCTTCTTCACCGTGTATGGCCCCTGGGGCCGCCCCGACATGGCGCCGATGCTGTTCGCCCGCGCGATCCTGGCCGGCGAACCGATCCAGGTGTTCAACCACGGCCGCATGCGCCGCGATTTCACCTACATCGACGACGTGGTGGAGGGGGTGATCCGCTGCCTGGACAAGCCGGCCACTCCCGACCCCGGCTTCGAGGCCATGCACCCGGACCCGGCCACCAGCTGGGCGCCGCACCGCGTCTTCAACATCGGCAACAGCCAGCCGGTGGAGCTGCTCTGCTTCATCGCCCTGCTGGAGCAGGCCCTCGGCCGGCCGGCCATCAAGGTGTTGCTTCCCATGCAGCCCGGGGATGTGGAGGCCACCGCCGCCGACACCTCTTTGCTGGAGGCCTGGGTGGGATTCCGGCCGTTCACGCCGCTGGAGCAGGGCGTGGAGCGGTTCGCGCACTGGTACCTGAGCGACTGGGCCTCCAACGGCGCGGTCTGA
- a CDS encoding UDP-glucuronic acid decarboxylase family protein, translating to MPASLLRNLVTGGAGFLGSHLVDRLMEAGEEVLCLDNYFTGRKSNIARWIGHPRFELIRHDVTEPVQLEVDRIWHLACPASPVHYQHNPIKTAKTSFLGTYNMLGLARRVGARLLLASTSEVYGDPEVHPQPEEYRGSVNTIGPRSCYDEGKRIAETLCFDYRRMHGTEVRVARIFNTYGPRMLPDDGRVVSNFIVQALRGEPLTLYGDGSQTRSFCYVEDLVEGLIRLMNGRHPGPMNLGNPGEFTIRQLAELVRERINPALPLVLQPLPQDDPLQRQPEIALARRELGWDPTIPLEQGLDATIAWFRTGSPGP from the coding sequence TTGCCGGCCTCCCTGCTTCGCAATCTGGTCACCGGGGGAGCCGGTTTCCTCGGCTCCCATCTGGTGGACCGCCTGATGGAGGCCGGTGAGGAGGTGCTCTGCCTCGACAACTACTTCACCGGTCGCAAGAGCAACATCGCCCGCTGGATCGGTCATCCCCGTTTCGAGCTGATCCGCCACGACGTGACCGAGCCGGTCCAGCTCGAGGTGGACCGCATCTGGCATCTGGCCTGTCCCGCCTCGCCGGTGCACTACCAGCACAACCCGATCAAGACCGCCAAGACCAGCTTTCTCGGCACCTACAACATGCTCGGCCTGGCCCGGCGCGTGGGTGCCAGGCTGCTGCTCGCCAGCACCAGTGAGGTGTACGGCGATCCGGAGGTGCATCCCCAGCCGGAGGAGTACCGCGGCTCCGTGAACACCATCGGTCCGCGCAGCTGTTACGACGAGGGCAAGCGCATCGCCGAGACCCTCTGCTTCGACTACCGGCGCATGCACGGCACCGAGGTGCGGGTGGCGCGCATCTTCAACACCTACGGGCCGCGCATGCTGCCCGACGACGGCCGGGTGGTGAGCAACTTCATCGTGCAGGCCCTGCGGGGTGAGCCCCTCACCCTCTACGGCGATGGCTCCCAGACGCGCTCCTTTTGTTATGTGGAGGATCTGGTGGAGGGGCTGATCCGTCTGATGAACGGCCGCCATCCAGGCCCGATGAACCTCGGCAACCCGGGGGAATTCACCATCCGCCAGTTGGCCGAGCTCGTGCGTGAGCGGATCAACCCGGCGCTGCCCCTGGTGCTGCAACCCCTGCCCCAGGACGATCCGCTTCAGCGTCAACCGGAGATCGCCCTGGCCCGCCGGGAGCTGGGCTGGGACCCCACCATTCCGCTGGAGCAGGGCCTCGATGCCACCATCGCCTGGTTTCGAACCGGGAGCCCGGGTCCTTGA